gaaacatacgtatatttcaaaaaaaaaaattcttaaggcAAATGAAACTACTCAAATTAACAATGAGTTCAATTCCTGACTCATTGGAAGGTATGGCACCaagaaatgtatataattatttgatATACTCTTCTCATTCAGAAAAGATATTGATACTTAAAGTCttcattctaaaaaaaattcaatggttTCTGATTTAGGTGCCTTCGTGGCGAAGATTGCCCGGCCAAAAAATCGAGCTTTCTCAATTCGTTTTACTGACTTAGCAGTAGTATCTCACATAGATGGCAAACCTAATCTTATCTTCCAAGTGGCCAACACTCGACCTAGCCCTCTAACCAGTGTCCGGGTCTCAGCTGTACTctatcaggaaagagaaaatggagaacTCTACCAGACCAGTGTGGACTTCCACCTTGATGGCATCAGTTCTGAGGAATGTCCATTCTTTATCTTTCCACTAACCTACTATCACTCCATTACACCATCAAGTCCTCTGGCTACTCTGCTCCAGCATGAAAACCCTTCCCACTTTGAATTAGTTGTATTCCTTTCAGCAATGCAGGAGGGCACTGGAGAAATATGCCAAAGGAGGACATCCTACCTACCCTCTGAGATCATGTTACATCACTGTTTTGCATCTCTGTTGACCCGAGGTTCCAAAGGTGAATATCAAATCAAGATGGAGAATTTTGACAAGACTG
The nucleotide sequence above comes from Eulemur rufifrons isolate Redbay chromosome 1, OSU_ERuf_1, whole genome shotgun sequence. Encoded proteins:
- the KCNJ13 gene encoding inward rectifier potassium channel 13 isoform X2, whose translation is MNGDLELDHDAPPENHTICVKYITSFTAAFSFSLETQLTIGYGTMFPSGDCPSAIALLAIQMLLGLMLEAFITGAFVAKIARPKNRAFSIRFTDLAVVSHIDGKPNLIFQVANTRPSPLTSVRVSAVLYQERENGELYQTSVDFHLDGISSEECPFFIFPLTYYHSITPSSPLATLLQHENPSHFELVVFLSAMQEGTGEICQRRTSYLPSEIMLHHCFASLLTRGSKGEYQIKMENFDKTVPELPTPLVSKNPNRTDLDIRINGQSIDNFQISETGLTE